The Ornithinimicrobium sufpigmenti genome includes the window CTCGTGCCGCCCGGGCGAGGGCGCGGCTGTGTGAGACGACGACGACGCCGATCATGCCTCAGGCCAGGGTCTGGGCGGCCGCCCGCAGGAGGAGGGCAGCACTGCTGGCACCAGGGTCGATGTGCCCCGCGCTGCGCTCCCCGAGGTAGGAGGCCCGACCCTTGCGCGCCACCATCGGCTCGGTCGCGTCCCGTCCCTCCTCCGCCGCCTCGGCGGCCAGGTCCAGACACTCCTGGACCGTCCGGCCGTCCCGGGCTGCCTCCTCGAAGGCCGCGAGCGCGGGGGCGAAAGCGTCATACATGGTCTTGTCGCCGCGCTCGGCCTTGCCGCGCGCCACGATGCCCTCCACACCAGCCCGCAGGGCCTGCGACAGCTCCCGGGCACCGGCGTCGTCGGAAGCGGAGAGCGGTCCCGCCAGACGCAGGAAGAAAGTGCCGTAGAGGGGTCCCGAGGCTCCGCCCACGGTGCTGACCAGGGTCATCCCGACCTTCTTGAGGTAGGTGTCGATGCCACTGAACT containing:
- the dhaL gene encoding dihydroxyacetone kinase subunit DhaL, producing MADLTAFQAWVAQSARAIQEQAAHLTDLDRAIGDGDHGTNMERGFTASARLAEDEQFSGIDTYLKKVGMTLVSTVGGASGPLYGTFFLRLAGPLSASDDAGARELSQALRAGVEGIVARGKAERGDKTMYDAFAPALAAFEEAARDGRTVQECLDLAAEAAEEGRDATEPMVARKGRASYLGERSAGHIDPGASSAALLLRAAAQTLA